Genomic DNA from Amycolatopsis alba DSM 44262:
GTTTTCAGCCGCTTGGAACACCCAGCGACCGAGCGGGTTGTTGTCGTCGTCGATGTTGTGCCCCAGCTGGATCCGGCTCGTCCGATCACCGTCGATGCTGACCGCGGTGACCGTGCCGGGAGTCTTCTGCGCCAGGTTCACCCAGGCGCTGACAGTGAAGCTCTGATCGGTCCGGAAGTCGACCTGGTCACCGGTGGCTTGGTCGTCGACACCGTCGAACCAGAGGGCGTTCCCCTGCCGCCCCTGGCTGAACGACGCTCCGTTGTGGAGCGACGCGATCCGCCCGGCGACGACGTCGTGAGCCTCGGTACCCGACGTTTCGTCGAGCGGCCAGTGGTTCGCGGGCGCGGGAAGTACCGGCGCGGCGGTGGCGACCGGCGCGCCGGCCAGCACGAGCAGAGCGGACGCCGCAAGGACGAAGGCGCGGCGGGACACGGCACGAACTCTCATGGTGCTACCCCCAGTGTTGTGTGAGCACAACTTTTCGCGAAACCCGGCTCGACCACAAGCGACCGAATGGATCACTCGGCCAGGCCACACCGATCCGCTGATGACAAAGGTGCCCCTTCCCACCCCCGAGTGTGGGAAGGGGCACCTCACCCCCTGCTCATTCGGCCGCGGCGAACTCCGGTTCGGCGACGGTGGAGCGGGCTTCGGCCTTGCGCAGGCCGACGACTCCGGACAGCGCCACCAGGACACTGATCACGGCGATGCCGGTGACGACGGTCAGCGCGGGCGCCAAGCCGTTCAGCAGCGCGGCCGGGCCGGTGGCGCCCCCCGCGTTGCCGGTCAGGACCGCGGTCACCACGGCGAGGCCGATCGCGCCGCCGACCTGGATCGACGTGTTCAGCAGACCGCCGGCGAGCCCCTGCTCGTCGTCGGAGATGCCGTTGGTCGCCTGGATGTTCAGCGAGGAGAACGCCAGCATGAAGCCGATGCCCAGCAGGATCATGCTCGGCAGCACCGAACCGGCGTAGCTGGAACTCTCGTCGATCCGCAGGAACAGCGCGTATCCGATGACGTGGGCGACGACACCGGCGAGGATCGTGCGCGGGGTGCCGAGGCGGTCGATCAGCGGCTCGATCCGCGGGGAACCGAAGGCCACGATCAGCGCGGCGGGCAGGAAACCGAGCGCGGTCTGCAGCGCGGACCAGCCCAGCACGGTCTGCAGGTACAGCATGACCACGAACTGGAACCCGATGTAGGCACCGAAGAACGTCGCACCACCGAGGTTGGCGCGGGCCAGCGGACCGGACCGCAGGATGCCGAGCCGGAGCAGCGGGTGCTTGCTGCGCTTCTCGATGAACACGAAGGTGACGAGCAGGGCGAGCGCGAGGACGAAGGTGATCAGCGTCCGCGGCGCGGCCCAGCCGATCTCCGGCGCCTCGACCACGGCGAAGACCAGCAGGAGCGAACCGGCGGCACCGGTGATCGCACCGGGGAAGTCGTAGCCGCCACCTTCCTGCGGGCGGTAGGACGGGATCAGCTTGATCGCGGCGGCCAGCGCGGCGAGCGCGATCGGCACCGGCAGCAGGAACGTCCAGCGCCAGCCCACCTCGGTGAGCAGACCGGAGAACACGAGGCCCGCCGAGTACCCGCTGGCACCGAAGACGGCGAAGATGCTGATCGCCCGGTTGCGGGCGGGGCCTTCGTGGAAGGTCGTGGTGATGATGGACAGCGCGGCCGGCGCGGTGAACGCGGCGGCGAGCCCCTTGATGAAGCGGGTGGCGATCAGCAGGGCGCCGTCGTCGACGAGGCCGCCGAGCAGGGAAGCGACCGCGAAGACCGCGACGGCGACGAGGAAGACCCGGCGCCTGCCGAGCAGGTCGGCGGTGCGCCCGCCGAGGAGCAGCAGGCCGCCGTAGCCGAGCACATAGGCGCTGATGACCCATTGCAGGGCACCGGTGGAGAGGCCGAGTTCGGCCTGGATGGACGGGAGGGCGACGGCGACCATCGACACGTCGAGCGCGTCGAGGCCCACGACGACGGACACGGTGAGCAGGACACCCCAGAGGCGCGCGTCCCACCTTGTCGAGCTGGTGGACAGCTGCACGGAAGAACTCATGATCGGTACACTACATGCACACGCATCTAATGCAAGTGCATTTAATGACTTTGCATAAAATTCACGTGCATGCTATCTTGGGCCGCGTGAGCGACGTCGCCGAACAAGACCTGCTGCGGGAATGGCGTGACCTGTCCGCCCGGCACGCGGCGGTGTTCGGCCGCCTCGAGTGCAGGCTCCAGGAGCGCCACGGCCTCGGTGTCACCGAGTTCGAAGCCCTGGAGCGCCTGGTCAACTGCGTTGTCGGCAAATGCCGGGCGGCCGATCTGACCGAGGTCGTCCACCTCAGCCAGAGCGCCACCTCGCGGCTCGTCGCCCGCCTCGAGCGCGAGGGGCTCGTCCAGCGCGCGCTGTGCGAGTCGGACCGGCGCGGGATCTTCGTCGTCGTGACCGACGAAGGCCGCCGTCGCTACGAAGAGGCGAAGCCGACGCACCGGGCGACCCTCGAAGAGACCCTGCTCCACACCTAACCCCCTCTCTCCCCCCTTGCCGCCCCCTTTCGTTCGGCAAGTCCGTGAAGTAAAGAACCTTTGACACCATGTCTGGAATTCTTTACTTTGGACGTCGTGGCACTGGAAGAGAAACGCGCGTGGATCATGGCCGTGGTCACGGTCTGCGCCTACACGGTGTACCTGATCGTCGTCCTCGGCCGGTCCGGCCCCGGACCACTCGTCGATGTCCCTTACGTGGCAACGTTGCTGTGGACCGTCGCGGCGGCCATCGTGGCCTCGATCGTGCTGCACGTCGCGGCGTCGATCGCGTCGCCGCGTGACGCGGGCCGGAAAGACCAGCGGGACCGCGAGATCGGCCGGTTCGGTGAGCACATCGGACAGTCGTTCGCCGTGATCGGCGGCGTCGCGGCGCTCGTCATGGCGATGGCGGAACTGGACCACTTCTGGATCGCCAACACCGTGTACCTCGCCTTCGTATGCGCGTCCCTGCTCGGTTCGATCGCGAAGATCGCCGCGTACCGCCGGGGATTCCAGACATGGTGAAACCGACCAAGGTCACGAACTCCATCCGCGCCCTGCGGTTCACCAAGGGCGAGATGACCCAGGCGGAACTCGCGGACCGGGTCGGCGTCACCCGCCAGACGGTCATCGCGATCGAGCAGGGCCGCTACTCACCGTCCCTGGAGATGGCCTTCCGGATCGCCAGGGTGTTCGGCGTCGGGCTCGACGACGTCTTCCAGTATCCGGACCAGGAAACGAGGCCGCCATGAAGGCGATCGTCCAGCACGAATACGGCACCACCGACGTCTTGAAGCTGACCGATCTTCCCGAACCCGAAGCGGGACCAGGCGGCGTGGTCGTGCGGATCCGGGCGGCGGCCGTCGATCCCGGCGTCTGGCACCTCATGGAGGGCACGCCGTATCTGGTGCGGTTGATGGGTTTCGGAGTGCGGAGACCGAAGACCCGCGTCCGCGGCCTCGACTTCGCAGGTGTCGTGCACGCTGTCGGCGCCGACGTCACGCGATTTCAGGCAGGTGACGAGGTTTTCGGTACCTGCCAAGGCTCTTTCGCCGAGTTCGCACTGACCACAGTGGACAAACTCGCGAGAAAACCCGAACGGCTCGGCTTCGAGGAAGCGGCCGCCGTCCCCATCTCCGCGTTCACCGCGCTCCAGGCGCTCCGGGATCGGGGACAGGTCGCGCCCCGGCAGAAGGTCCTGGTCATCGGCGCGGGCGGCGGCGTGGGCACGTTCGCCGTACAGATCGCCACAGCGTTCGGCGCCGAGGTGGACGGTGTCTGCGGTCCGGGCAAGGTGGACCTCGTCCGATCGCTCGGCGCGGGCACGGTGTTCGACTACACGCGCGAAGAGTTCGGTGGCGGCTACGACCTCATCCTCGACACTGCGGGCAACCGATCGCTGACGCTGTTGCGGAAATCCCTTACCCGACAAGGGACTCTGGTGATCGTCGGCGCCGAAGGCAAGGGGAAGTGGATCGGCCCGGTCGCGCGCACCCTTCGGGCACTGCTCCTCGGGCCGTTCGTGAAGCAGAAGCTCCGAGGCCTGTTTTCCACGGAGAACCAGGACGATCTCCAGACGCTGCGCGCGCTCATCGAGGCGGGGAAAGTGAAGCCGGTCATCGACCGCGCGTTCCCGCTGGCCGAGGTGCCCGAGGCCATCCGCTACGCGAGGGACGGGCACACGCGCGGCAAGGTCGTCATCACCGTCTGATGTTCGTCCTCACGTTCATCTCCGGCCATCTCGGCCGTGTTCGGTGTCGGAGAGCGATCCGCCGAACCGAGGAGACCACCGATGTCCGTCAACCGCCGGGACCTGTTGCGAGGCGCCGCCACGGCCGGCGCGCTGGGGCTGGCCTGGCCGTTGAGCTCGCGGATGACGGTCGCGCAGGCCGAGGAGGCCGCGGCGGCGCTGGGCGCGACGTGGGACGAGGCGCCGTTCACGCTCGGCGTCGCGTCCGGCGACCCGGTCCCGCACGGTGTCGCCCTCTGGACCAGGCTCGCTCCGAAGCCGATGGAGTTCGAGCAGCCGCTGGACGACACCGTCGAGGTCGCCTGGGAGGTCGCCACCGACCGCGGGTTCCGGCGCCGCGTGGCCCGCGGGACGACGGCGGCCACGGCAGGGCTCGGGCACAGCGTGCACGTCCCGGTGTCCGGCCTGGAGCCGGGCTCGCAGTACTACTACCGCTTCCACGCGCTCGGCAAGGTCAGCCGGGTCGGCCGCACCCGCACGGCGCCGGTCGGGCCGGTCCGGCGGGTGCGGTTCGCCTCGGCGAACTGCCAGGCGTTCCACGACGGGTTCTACGCGGCGCACGCCGGGATCGCGCGCGAGGAGCTCGATTTCGTCGTCCACCTCGGTGACTACGTCTACGAGCACGGTCAGGTCGGCGGGAACCCGCTGCGCGACCACGAAGGTCCCGAGGTGCTGACGCTGCCCGCATACCGGCGGCGGCACGCGCTCTACAAGTCCGACCCCTCGCTCCGGGACGCTCACGCGGCGCACCCGTGGTTCATCACCTGGGACGATCACGAGGTCGTCAACGACTACAGCGGGACCACCCCGTCGTTGCTGGCACGGCGGTCGGCGGCGTACCAGGCCTGGTTCGAGCACATGCCGGTGCGGCCCGACCACCCCTCGACACCGAGGATCCACCGGCAGCGCCGCTGGGGCGACCTGCTGGAGCTGTCCATTCTGGATCTCAGGCAGTACCGGTCGGCGCAGAACCTGCCCGGCGGGACGATCCTCGGCGCCGATCAGAAGGGCTGGCTCAAGGATCAGGTGACCGGCGCCGGCGAAGCGTGGCACTGCTGGGTGAACTCGATCATGCTGAGCCAGCTGGCGAAGCCGGGCGGCGGCTACATGTTCACGGACCAGTGGGACGGCTTCCTCGCCGAACGCAAGGAGGTACTGACCCACGTGGCCCAGAGCGGCCTCGAAGATCTCGTGGTGATCACCGGCGACTGGCATTCCGCGTTCGTCGACGACATCCGCCCGGACTTCGCGGATCCGTCCACCCCGGTGATCGGCACGGAGTTCACCGCGCATTCGGTCACCTCCGGTGCGTACTCCCCCGAGTGGAACGCCACGAACGGGCCGAAGATGGGCGCGGCGAACCCGCACCTCAAGTACTTCGAGGGCGACCGGTACGGCTACGACGTCTACGAGGTCACGCCTCGCCGCTGGAGCACGCACATGCGGGTGATCGGCGACCGGCGCGACCCGCGTTCGCCGGTGAGCACCCTGACGACGTTCCACGTCGACCGCGGCAAGCCGGGATCCTACGAGGACCGCGCCACGGTCACGTCTCCCGCGCAGTACCGGCGCTAGGCCAAAAGGGGCGCGAAGAACTCAGAAGAGGGTCGGGGGACGCTCTTTCGGAGCAGCGCGGTTCACCGCACGCGTTCTCATTTCACCTGCCCGATGAATTCACGACAATTCTTCCGTGCGGCTAATCTGAGCTTTCCATTGGGAACGATCAGCGGGAGAAAGCAATGAAGAAGAAAATCGCCGCTTTAGTCATGGCCGCCTTTTCGGCGGCCGGATTCCTGGCCGCTTCACCGGCCTCCGCGGCGACCGAAGGCCAGTTCCCGCCCTACGGATGCGACAGCAACCGCTACGGAGTCCTGTTCGGCGAGGCGATTTCCACGACCTGCTTCTCCCTGCCGAGATACTCGGAAACCTATCGGGTGGTCGCCCACTGCGCGTCGGGCGCTTCACTGTGGTTCACCGTCGGACATTGGGTTCCGATCGGCTTCGGCCCGTCGACCGCGGAATGTCACGGCGGACTGCTCGCGAACGCCTACGTCGCGGGATATCACGTAGAGGACTTCTAATATCTCGATGAAACGATGTTGATCTTCCCTGGGCGTTTCAGCGTCCGCTCCCGGCGGGTCCCCACCGGTCCACTTCCGCGGTGAGCCACCGATGCAGGGAAAAGGCAAGCTCGACCGGCGCGTCGAACTGGATGAGATGCCCGGCGTCCGGAATGACGTCCAGGAGGGCACCGGGAATCGCGTTCGCGAGCTGTTCCGCCCTGTCCACCGGGATCCACGTGTCGTCCGCGCCCCAGATCACCTTCACCGGCAACGCGAGTTCCGGATAACGGTCCTGGACCTCGTCGGTGTACCGGACGTCGGCCTCGGCGATCTGCCGGTAGAAGGCACGTTGCCCTTCCACGTCCAGCCACGGTCCGGTCAGCGTGGCCAGCTGCGCGCCGGTGAGACCACGATGGGAGGCCGTCCCGATGTAGGACTCCAGAGCGCCTTTGTGCACCGTCGGTGGCTGCGCCTGGAAGACCTCGGAGTTCTCCGCGACCAGCCGGAAGAACTCCGAACCCCATGGCCGCAGCGCGACGACGTCCACCAAGGCGAGGGAGGCGTATTCGGCGCCGTGCAGCAGCTTCGCGCGCAGGGAAACGGCGCCGCCGTAGTCATGGGCGATCACGTGCGGGGCCGTCAGCCCCCAATGCCCGAGCAGATCGGCGAACAGCTCACCCTGCGTCCCGAGATCGACGGCGTGACCGGGTTCTTTCGACGAGCGGCCGTAGCCCGGCATGTCCCAGACGTGGACGGCGAACTCCTTGCTGAGCGCCCGCGCGAACGGCGCCCACAGCTGCGCCGACCACGGTGTCCCGTGGCACAGCACCACCGGGGCGCCTTCGCCGAGACGTTCCCACGCGACCGAACGGCCTCGCCACTCGTACGTCCGCGACAGCTCCAGCTCACCGAAACCCATGATCGCGATCGTAGTGCCGGTCAATCGGGCAGATGCAGCTCCGTATGGCGTTTGGACAGCATCTCCGCCAGTTCCCGGAGTTTGATGTTCATGTTCTGCGACGTATGCCGCAGCACCTCGAACGCCTCCGCCGCATCGATCCCGCGGCGCGCCATCAGGATGCCCTTGGCCTGC
This window encodes:
- a CDS encoding LamG domain-containing protein, translated to MRVRAVSRRAFVLAASALLVLAGAPVATAAPVLPAPANHWPLDETSGTEAHDVVAGRIASLHNGASFSQGRQGNALWFDGVDDQATGDQVDFRTDQSFTVSAWVNLAQKTPGTVTAVSIDGDRTSRIQLGHNIDDDNNPLGRWVFQAAENDSDSGYPTRVASSVLPSEEGTWTHLVGTYDAAIGQLWLYVDGKRVGDGTLNTPWQASGGVRVGAAKVAGAPARFWPGGVDDVRFFSRALDRAEVSELYRG
- a CDS encoding MFS transporter, which translates into the protein MSSSVQLSTSSTRWDARLWGVLLTVSVVVGLDALDVSMVAVALPSIQAELGLSTGALQWVISAYVLGYGGLLLLGGRTADLLGRRRVFLVAVAVFAVASLLGGLVDDGALLIATRFIKGLAAAFTAPAALSIITTTFHEGPARNRAISIFAVFGASGYSAGLVFSGLLTEVGWRWTFLLPVPIALAALAAAIKLIPSYRPQEGGGYDFPGAITGAAGSLLLVFAVVEAPEIGWAAPRTLITFVLALALLVTFVFIEKRSKHPLLRLGILRSGPLARANLGGATFFGAYIGFQFVVMLYLQTVLGWSALQTALGFLPAALIVAFGSPRIEPLIDRLGTPRTILAGVVAHVIGYALFLRIDESSSYAGSVLPSMILLGIGFMLAFSSLNIQATNGISDDEQGLAGGLLNTSIQVGGAIGLAVVTAVLTGNAGGATGPAALLNGLAPALTVVTGIAVISVLVALSGVVGLRKAEARSTVAEPEFAAAE
- a CDS encoding MarR family winged helix-turn-helix transcriptional regulator; the encoded protein is MSDVAEQDLLREWRDLSARHAAVFGRLECRLQERHGLGVTEFEALERLVNCVVGKCRAADLTEVVHLSQSATSRLVARLEREGLVQRALCESDRRGIFVVVTDEGRRRYEEAKPTHRATLEETLLHT
- a CDS encoding helix-turn-helix transcriptional regulator, whose protein sequence is MVKPTKVTNSIRALRFTKGEMTQAELADRVGVTRQTVIAIEQGRYSPSLEMAFRIARVFGVGLDDVFQYPDQETRPP
- a CDS encoding NAD(P)-dependent alcohol dehydrogenase, which produces MKAIVQHEYGTTDVLKLTDLPEPEAGPGGVVVRIRAAAVDPGVWHLMEGTPYLVRLMGFGVRRPKTRVRGLDFAGVVHAVGADVTRFQAGDEVFGTCQGSFAEFALTTVDKLARKPERLGFEEAAAVPISAFTALQALRDRGQVAPRQKVLVIGAGGGVGTFAVQIATAFGAEVDGVCGPGKVDLVRSLGAGTVFDYTREEFGGGYDLILDTAGNRSLTLLRKSLTRQGTLVIVGAEGKGKWIGPVARTLRALLLGPFVKQKLRGLFSTENQDDLQTLRALIEAGKVKPVIDRAFPLAEVPEAIRYARDGHTRGKVVITV
- a CDS encoding alkaline phosphatase D family protein — protein: MSVNRRDLLRGAATAGALGLAWPLSSRMTVAQAEEAAAALGATWDEAPFTLGVASGDPVPHGVALWTRLAPKPMEFEQPLDDTVEVAWEVATDRGFRRRVARGTTAATAGLGHSVHVPVSGLEPGSQYYYRFHALGKVSRVGRTRTAPVGPVRRVRFASANCQAFHDGFYAAHAGIAREELDFVVHLGDYVYEHGQVGGNPLRDHEGPEVLTLPAYRRRHALYKSDPSLRDAHAAHPWFITWDDHEVVNDYSGTTPSLLARRSAAYQAWFEHMPVRPDHPSTPRIHRQRRWGDLLELSILDLRQYRSAQNLPGGTILGADQKGWLKDQVTGAGEAWHCWVNSIMLSQLAKPGGGYMFTDQWDGFLAERKEVLTHVAQSGLEDLVVITGDWHSAFVDDIRPDFADPSTPVIGTEFTAHSVTSGAYSPEWNATNGPKMGAANPHLKYFEGDRYGYDVYEVTPRRWSTHMRVIGDRRDPRSPVSTLTTFHVDRGKPGSYEDRATVTSPAQYRR
- a CDS encoding alpha/beta fold hydrolase translates to MGFGELELSRTYEWRGRSVAWERLGEGAPVVLCHGTPWSAQLWAPFARALSKEFAVHVWDMPGYGRSSKEPGHAVDLGTQGELFADLLGHWGLTAPHVIAHDYGGAVSLRAKLLHGAEYASLALVDVVALRPWGSEFFRLVAENSEVFQAQPPTVHKGALESYIGTASHRGLTGAQLATLTGPWLDVEGQRAFYRQIAEADVRYTDEVQDRYPELALPVKVIWGADDTWIPVDRAEQLANAIPGALLDVIPDAGHLIQFDAPVELAFSLHRWLTAEVDRWGPAGSGR